One part of the Desulfonema ishimotonii genome encodes these proteins:
- a CDS encoding STAS domain-containing protein → MEIIEEKQGAASVIRISGRLDSNTSPEFEDHVSAAIRNGSHHMILDFEALNYISSAGLRVILKATKDLKRLEGKLMLCAMRDYVREVFEISGFDSFLTIVSTVDEALERM, encoded by the coding sequence ATGGAAATTATTGAAGAAAAGCAGGGGGCGGCCAGCGTGATCCGGATCAGCGGACGGCTCGACTCAAACACGTCGCCGGAATTTGAAGACCACGTCTCTGCGGCCATCAGAAACGGCAGCCACCATATGATCCTCGATTTTGAGGCGCTGAACTATATCTCCAGCGCCGGGCTTCGGGTGATCCTCAAGGCGACCAAGGATCTGAAGCGACTTGAGGGAAAACTGATGCTGTGCGCCATGCGGGATTATGTCCGGGAGGTTTTTGAGATCTCCGGGTTTGACTCGTTTCTGACGATCGTTTCAACGGTGGATGAGGCCCTGGAGCGCATGTAA
- a CDS encoding ATP-binding protein, whose product MTDKEMIFALHNDLADLNRLEQKLDAFGRAHGICQKSVFEVNLALDELFTNIVHCGYRDETSHRIHFSISLNDDELSVTIEDDGIPFNPLPAHRPEICCPIEERQIGGLGIHLVKQMTDDISYVRAGGKNRLTIKKSVVRNRSSAEG is encoded by the coding sequence ATGACAGATAAGGAGATGATCTTTGCACTGCACAATGACCTGGCCGATCTGAACCGCCTGGAGCAGAAGCTGGACGCCTTCGGCAGGGCACACGGTATCTGTCAGAAATCTGTATTTGAGGTCAATCTGGCCCTGGATGAACTCTTTACCAACATTGTCCACTGCGGATACCGGGATGAGACCTCCCACCGGATTCATTTTTCGATATCGCTAAATGATGATGAGCTGAGCGTCACCATCGAAGATGACGGGATTCCCTTCAACCCGCTGCCTGCCCACAGGCCCGAAATCTGCTGCCCCATTGAAGAGCGGCAGATCGGGGGGCTGGGGATTCATCTGGTGAAACAGATGACCGATGACATCTCCTATGTCCGGGCCGGGGGGAAAAACCGGCTGACCATTAAGAAATCAGTGGTGCGGAACAGATCATCTGCGGAAGGATAA
- a CDS encoding Crp/Fnr family transcriptional regulator yields the protein MNLSTGSNETFQACEFKEHLNILRQIYFFSKLPLETLKVFAYLCTRELFKAGDYLFRQGEDDGQAFYLLSGQAQLIREGKNRTWEIREYGPEDFISATAMIGHVHRLYSLRAVSDITCLVMPRDKFSRAMEQFPDLMPQVLRTVVERLYAWEEQFLTHHAEEDDAAMKSAGISLI from the coding sequence ATGAACTTATCCACGGGAAGCAATGAGACCTTTCAGGCCTGTGAATTCAAAGAACATCTCAATATTCTGAGACAGATTTACTTCTTTTCAAAGCTCCCCCTTGAAACCCTCAAGGTCTTTGCCTATCTTTGCACCAGGGAGCTGTTCAAGGCCGGGGATTACCTCTTCCGGCAGGGGGAGGACGACGGCCAGGCCTTTTATCTCCTTTCCGGGCAGGCACAACTGATCCGGGAGGGGAAAAACCGGACCTGGGAGATCCGGGAATACGGGCCGGAGGACTTTATCAGCGCAACCGCAATGATCGGGCATGTTCATCGGCTCTACTCCCTCAGAGCCGTAAGCGATATCACCTGCCTGGTGATGCCCCGCGACAAGTTCTCCAGGGCCATGGAACAGTTCCCGGATCTGATGCCACAGGTGCTGAGGACCGTTGTGGAGAGGCTGTACGCCTGGGAGGAACAGTTTCTGACGCACCATGCGGAAGAAGATGACGCAGCCATGAAGTCGGCAGGCATCAGCCTGATTTAA